The proteins below are encoded in one region of Candidatus Neomarinimicrobiota bacterium:
- a CDS encoding glycerophosphodiester phosphodiesterase, which produces MSAGLLGLILLLGGGVMAVCVRRLWFWRAREVRFYPRERMLYLAHRGVPSRAPENTLPSFLAAFEAGMDGIELDVMQTSDGELIVKHDYDLERVTEGSGYVWETSYEVIAGLNASYRWQGDYPPTRIPRLEEVLELVPEGVLINIELKARRWFNPGFEERVVALVRRYQLVERTIISSFNPFSLVKVRRLEPALVIGLNWWNVDTPWYLRKLYIVNLVHPDLLHPSVDVVTPEMVARAHRRGMRVNVWTVNNRPVIQYLKSIGVDGIFTDFPELVFQPK; this is translated from the coding sequence GTGTCCGCCGGACTCCTGGGGCTGATCTTACTGCTGGGTGGTGGGGTGATGGCCGTGTGTGTCCGTCGCCTGTGGTTCTGGCGAGCGCGCGAGGTGCGGTTCTATCCCCGGGAAAGAATGTTGTACCTGGCCCATCGGGGGGTGCCTTCCAGGGCGCCGGAGAATACCCTGCCATCCTTTTTGGCGGCCTTCGAGGCGGGTATGGACGGCATCGAGCTGGACGTGATGCAAACGTCCGACGGTGAACTGATCGTCAAGCATGACTACGACCTGGAACGGGTCACCGAGGGCAGCGGGTACGTTTGGGAGACATCCTACGAGGTCATCGCCGGGCTGAATGCCTCCTACAGATGGCAGGGTGACTATCCCCCAACCCGGATTCCCCGCCTGGAAGAGGTACTGGAGCTGGTACCTGAGGGTGTGCTCATCAACATTGAGTTGAAGGCCAGGCGCTGGTTCAATCCGGGCTTTGAGGAGCGGGTGGTGGCGTTGGTGCGGCGGTATCAGCTGGTGGAACGCACCATCATCTCCAGTTTCAATCCCTTTTCGCTGGTGAAAGTGAGGCGGCTGGAGCCGGCACTGGTCATTGGCCTTAACTGGTGGAATGTGGATACGCCGTGGTACCTGCGGAAGCTATATATTGTGAACCTGGTGCATCCCGATTTGCTGCACCCCAGTGTGGACGTGGTCACGCCGGAGATGGTGGCCAGGGCCCACCGGCGGGGGATGAGGGTGAATGTGTGGACTGTGAATAACCGGCCGGTGATCCAGTACTTGAAGTCCATCGGTGTGGATGGTATTTTCACCGACTTTCCGGAACTGGTTTTCCAGCCCAAATGA
- a CDS encoding penicillin acylase family protein produces MRNFFKWIGLLILILIVLFVFYPNLLLRVPEPIRSGTLSLPDLGKPVTVIFDEYAVPHVYAENEHDLFYAASYVMASERLFQMDLVNRAVRGRLAEMNAGLLNADKYLRTWGFHHIGKQMAAAMAPETRQIVQWACDGINHYIDTHVDDLPLEFRLAGHEPLPWEPAIVCGYARLMGHELNLSWALEMVVGRLMEVYGEEMTRDIIPAYPDDRPFVVPAGVSSFAPLAEPIMAAHDQVKRVLGEGGGFSGSNNWVLSGERTTTGRPILANDPHLDFTQPAKWYEIHLIGGRFNTRGVCLPGLPLPVLGHNEHIAWGFTNVMADDADFYEEQVNPRDSSRYLHRSEWLPFTERKETIQVKGGEPVILIVQETVHGVVINDRHAIAGLSDKPVTMRWTGQDVTDEVAALIKLNLARNWEEFSAAARLFTVPGQNVVYADRVGNIGWRPFVRLPVRKGGSGLLVMPGASGEWDWQGYVPFEEMPYRYNPPEGCIATANNKTIGPEFPYYISAYWVPPARIERILELVADRREHSLESCAAIQNDYRSTHAREVLPFLLAACAEEAGNAGPTLLEKEALEQLRRWDFVMSTESVPAAIFNTWFVELVPAIYRDEMDQAGDHFYTNYLKLGGLLPYRSVTYLLQRGESPWFDNLHTPEVETRDDIIRQAFRAAVSRLSEELGKRIAKWHWGKVHTLTHPHDLAGAGTLGKFLNWWLGLNVGPFPFPGGNATVNPGAYSLDNPFAITAGASVRRIIDLSDWDHSLAVLPSGQSGAPFSRHYRDQAELFNAGEYRSADFSREAVEQNAHSTLILQP; encoded by the coding sequence ATGCGCAACTTTTTTAAATGGATCGGTCTCCTGATTCTGATCCTCATCGTGCTATTTGTCTTTTACCCCAATCTTTTGCTGCGCGTTCCCGAACCCATACGGTCTGGAACACTCAGCCTGCCGGACCTGGGAAAGCCGGTTACGGTCATCTTTGACGAATATGCCGTGCCCCACGTCTACGCCGAGAACGAGCACGACCTTTTTTATGCCGCCAGTTATGTCATGGCTTCCGAGCGCCTGTTCCAGATGGACCTGGTCAATCGGGCCGTTCGGGGGCGTCTGGCCGAGATGAATGCCGGACTGTTGAACGCCGATAAATACCTGCGGACCTGGGGTTTCCACCATATCGGCAAACAGATGGCGGCGGCGATGGCACCGGAAACCAGGCAGATTGTGCAGTGGGCCTGCGACGGCATCAATCACTACATCGACACGCACGTGGATGACCTGCCGCTGGAATTCCGGCTGGCAGGACATGAGCCGCTGCCCTGGGAGCCGGCCATCGTCTGCGGCTACGCCCGGCTGATGGGGCATGAACTCAACCTGTCCTGGGCCCTGGAGATGGTCGTCGGACGCCTCATGGAGGTGTACGGCGAGGAGATGACCAGGGATATCATTCCCGCCTATCCGGACGATAGACCTTTTGTGGTCCCGGCCGGGGTGTCTTCCTTCGCTCCCTTGGCGGAGCCTATAATGGCCGCCCATGACCAGGTTAAGCGGGTCCTGGGCGAAGGGGGAGGATTCAGTGGCAGCAACAATTGGGTATTATCCGGGGAGCGCACCACCACCGGCCGACCGATCCTGGCTAACGATCCCCATCTGGACTTCACCCAGCCGGCCAAGTGGTATGAGATACACCTGATCGGCGGCCGTTTTAATACCCGGGGGGTCTGCCTGCCCGGCCTGCCTCTGCCGGTGCTGGGTCACAACGAACATATTGCCTGGGGATTTACCAATGTCATGGCTGACGATGCCGACTTTTACGAAGAGCAGGTGAATCCGCGGGACTCCAGCCGATACTTGCACCGCAGCGAATGGCTACCGTTCACGGAAAGGAAAGAGACCATTCAGGTGAAGGGCGGTGAGCCGGTGATCCTTATTGTACAGGAGACGGTTCATGGGGTGGTCATCAACGACCGGCACGCTATTGCTGGTCTATCGGACAAGCCGGTGACCATGCGCTGGACGGGCCAGGATGTCACCGACGAAGTCGCTGCTCTGATCAAGTTGAATCTGGCCCGCAACTGGGAGGAATTCAGTGCGGCGGCCCGCCTGTTTACCGTGCCGGGCCAGAACGTGGTCTATGCTGACCGGGTGGGCAATATCGGCTGGCGGCCCTTTGTGCGCCTGCCTGTCAGGAAGGGCGGGTCGGGCTTACTAGTCATGCCCGGGGCTTCCGGTGAGTGGGACTGGCAGGGCTACGTCCCCTTCGAAGAGATGCCCTACCGCTACAATCCACCCGAAGGTTGCATCGCCACGGCAAATAACAAAACCATCGGGCCGGAATTCCCCTATTACATCAGTGCTTACTGGGTGCCGCCGGCGCGTATTGAGCGCATCCTTGAGCTCGTGGCTGACCGGCGAGAGCACAGCCTCGAATCGTGCGCGGCTATCCAGAACGATTATCGCTCCACCCATGCCCGGGAAGTGCTGCCCTTCCTGCTGGCGGCTTGCGCGGAGGAAGCCGGTAATGCCGGGCCGACACTGCTGGAGAAAGAAGCCCTGGAGCAGCTGCGCCGGTGGGACTTTGTCATGTCCACGGAATCAGTGCCCGCAGCAATTTTCAACACCTGGTTCGTGGAGCTGGTGCCGGCCATCTACCGGGATGAAATGGACCAGGCGGGTGACCATTTCTATACCAACTATCTTAAGCTCGGGGGATTGTTGCCCTATCGCAGTGTGACCTACCTGCTTCAGCGCGGGGAGTCGCCCTGGTTCGATAACCTGCATACGCCTGAAGTTGAAACTCGTGATGATATCATCCGCCAGGCTTTTAGGGCAGCGGTGAGCCGGCTCAGCGAAGAGCTCGGCAAGCGCATCGCCAAGTGGCATTGGGGCAAGGTGCACACCCTGACCCATCCCCATGACCTGGCTGGGGCCGGCACCCTGGGCAAGTTCCTTAACTGGTGGCTGGGCCTCAACGTGGGACCATTCCCGTTCCCGGGGGGCAATGCCACGGTGAATCCCGGAGCATATAGTCTCGATAATCCCTTCGCCATAACTGCCGGTGCCAGTGTCCGCCGCATCATTGACCTGAGCGATTGGGATCATTCACTAGCCGTGCTCCCCAGCGGCCAGAGTGGTGCTCCCTTCAGCCGCCATTATCGTGATCAGGCGGAGCTGTTCAATGCCGGTGAGTACCGAAGCGCTGATTTCAGCCGGGAAGCGGTAGAGCAAAACGCTCATAGCACCCTCATCCTCCAGCCTTAG
- a CDS encoding OsmC family protein, which translates to MTEVEVRRVEGTTFLARGPSNHWVVMDASRKDHGHDSGARPVELLLMALGGCSGIDVELILRKMRVQVRDLRIQLSGKRARTEPRKFTHIHVAYHFWGEDLPREKLERAVKLSEEKYCSVTHTINESVEIISEVVIHEVEEPD; encoded by the coding sequence ATGACCGAAGTAGAAGTCCGGCGCGTTGAAGGCACCACCTTCCTGGCCCGGGGACCCTCCAACCACTGGGTGGTCATGGACGCCAGTCGGAAAGATCACGGCCACGATAGCGGCGCCCGACCGGTCGAGCTACTCCTTATGGCCCTGGGGGGCTGCAGCGGTATTGACGTGGAACTCATCCTGCGCAAGATGCGGGTGCAAGTGCGGGATTTGCGCATCCAACTGTCAGGCAAGCGAGCCCGGACGGAACCACGCAAATTCACTCACATTCATGTCGCTTACCACTTCTGGGGTGAGGACCTACCCAGGGAAAAACTGGAACGGGCGGTGAAACTTTCAGAGGAAAAATACTGCTCCGTGACCCACACGATCAACGAATCGGTGGAGATCATTTCAGAGGTGGTGATACATGAAGTCGAAGAACCAGATTAG